The Raphanus sativus cultivar WK10039 chromosome 6, ASM80110v3, whole genome shotgun sequence sequence CCTCCAGCTGGTGTTATTGAGAGAGAGTGGTGAAAAGCTTCGATTTTTGAACAATTGAATGAGTTCTGAAACAAGAGTTTGGAGAAGAAGATagatacagagagagagagagagagagagagggggggAGTGGGGGTAAGTTTTGTATGAAGGCTCTTTTGAAAAAAGAAGCCAACCATGGTTTACTTATGCAAACGTTTTAGAGTTTTGGTTATGAGGTTAACCATGGTTGAGTTTCCAAAGGTTTAGAACTTGAAACCTGATTGATGTGTTAATTTAAACTTATGTGTATATACACACGTGTGTATGTAACTACCTTGAGATTcagtatgtatatatttatatttgtacttgAGAAGTATAGATCAcatccagaaaaaaaaaatttaaaataaggaaaataaaaaaagtatagATCATCACATGGTCGAAAGagttttttaaatagatttatgtACCAAATAGTACTGAATTcaattgtttatattattttgtctcAACCAATAAAAAGCACTCACATGCATAAaagaccaaaaaaagaaaatatcctTTGAATTATCTGGTAGGGATGTTTGGTTATTTATTTCAGACATCGTTAATAACGTGGGTCCATTTAATTGTACTATCTGTTAGTATTATTATTCtcattaatttataatacatGTTAcgttttttccttttaattttagaaatttgaagataaATTATTTGTCGCATAAGATTTGCGTGAATCTCATGCCTAACTGTAACGTTCAACAAAAGGAGTCTCGTTCCGTGAGAGAGCGCATGTGATGACTTTAACCTGACTTTTCTATCTATCTTCATGTGTGTTGTAGTTTTCTAATTGCTTTGATCCCCTTtgattaaaatcattttaaatgtAGTATGTATTGTTACATGATTATCtgcaacattttttttaaagcacTAATTGCttgagtttatatatatatatataaccaaaaacATGTTTGTATTAGTATTTACTAAAATCCTTAAGATGTTGCAATATTTTAGACATCCACTTTATTCTCGTGTGGAAGGAATCTTGATTAACCCGGGATGGAATTTTTTCTTAACAACACCCGGGATGAATTTAAAATCTGCATATCATAAAGAATAATTAAGCGTTATACAAGTGGTCATGATCTTTTGCTAATACTATTGTTATCACCAACCAACCTACACGAAGTGTGTACTTTGATTATTACACGTGCATGGtagattttaaaatgttttgctATAATTCAGACCGAAAATTTGTGATAACAACTCTATAGAAAAGAGAGGAGATTATACGAAGTTACTTGTCTTCAATATATGTAGTTACACGGGAGTCTTGTGACATGTGGAGAACCTATCAAcgaaaactaataatatatatcacGGTAACCGAATTTGAAAACTGAAACATGCAAAGTAAAGCCAAAACACATTAGCATGGGAATATATATGTCTCGTAATAAATAACTAGCTATTTTGTCGGCACATACGGATATTTATTTCGTTCCTTTTCTTTTAAACACCTAGATATATCGTTCGTGTTAGTAATTCTGAAAGTTAAAATCGAATATGATTGGGCAAGATCACTTGACGGATTCGGTTAGTGACACAAAATGATAATGGTTACTTAACGACAAGGGTTTAAAGGATTATATGACAGAATTGCTGAAAAGAGTAAAAACCAATGGTTGGAGATAATAGTATAACACATGCAGCaccattttattattttaaaaaataacagtATAAAAGACATATGATGATACTATagtttttatcattttcttataaatcgattattttgttttttttttgcttggtaATCGTTCTTTTATCTGTTTCATTAGTAGCATCATTTAGGCTGCAGTgagaaaataataacaattacaaagcaatatataattttatatatcgtGTCTTTGTAGAATGTTAATTTCCACCGAACGAATTACATAATACATAAGCTCAAATATAAATGTATGTGCAATGGAACATGCTAAACTTGACCCTTTTTGTAGGTTATCATGATAACTGATAACGCCATGATTGGTTCTCTTTGAGTAATGTGGAAGTCGCACCAACTTATAAATTCTTTCATCTTTTGatagagcaaaaaaaaactctaatatCTAATCGAGTATTAACCTGCCTACGTAGTTTCGTCTAATCTTATTTTCTACACATTTAAGAGAATATTTATTCTTGTAACATGTTCTTAAGGTTAGTTACCAAAACAAATGTGAACTCAATATAGTGATAAGGTTTCATTTTTGATGGAATAAAACAAGGTAAGCATGATGGATAAGCAGTAAGAGGATAGAGCCTAGCAACGCACTACTAGAAAACTGCCGGATTCTGAGGGAAATTCCGAGGGACTATGTGTCCGTCGGAATATTCCCacgaaattccgaggaaattccgaggaaacacaATTTTcgtgtttcctcggaatttcctcggaattttccgaggaaattccgacggactgGTAgatccctcggaaatttccgaggaaattccgagggataATAGAGCCGTTGattattccgaggaaattccgacggcaACGGCTAGTTggtcggaatttcctgggaatgtCGTGGGAAATATCGGCAGATTTAATCTATAAATGCAAGCACCCCTCATCCTCTTCATTCACTACATATCTTCATCCTCTCTCATTCTATTTTGCACACACGAATCTGATTGAAAAAATCATGTCTTCTTATAATTATCATCGCTCTTGGATAGATCGACCTCATATGGATCCgaacacgagattgcttacgccAGAGTAAGACTTATAATGCTGGCGTTTGCTCTGCAGCTGGAGATGATGTATACTACGGAAACATACGCGAGATTTTGGAAATCGTGTATCCGGGCATGGTTGGATTGCGGTGCACAGTTTTCTATTGTGACTGGTACGACAACACTCCGGATCGAGGTGTCAGAACAGATGCATTTGGTGTCACATCAGTACATTCGAGGCGAAAACTGCcatattatgatcctttcattcttgcttctcaggccgatcaggtaattaaaaatatatatgtcaattattttcaatatttgcttcatcatcattcatacttaattaacaaatttaaaaatgttacaggtttgttatatcaaATACCCCCGGGTTACGaacagagatgatccatgggtTACTGTTACAGCACTCAACCCGAGAAGCCGAGTTCAAGGAAGTTCTGAGTTGGAAGACCCACTCCAACCAAACACATCCGGCAACTTAAGTGCAGCAGGAGATGTAGCTGCAGTTGATCTTGTTATCGATTTCACCGATTTTGGAGACGAAGCCGTTGTTCACGTCGAAGATGAACCAGAGattggagagtttcaccaagatccagattcagattcatctgGTGGTGATGATGGTGACTCGGGTTCAGAGGATGAACCAGAGATTGGAGAgtagtatagttttttttttttttttttttttttttcagaattccgaggaaattccgaggatcTTGAgggtttcctcggaatttcctcggaattttaccttgtaaaatcagattttagggatttgattttagggtatagattcctaggaatttcctgggaaaattcccaggaaattccgacggatatCAGCATTTCGTGGGAAATTCCTGGgaattttcccaggaaattcctaggAATTCAgcatttcgtcggaatttcctgggaattttcccaggaaattcctaggGAATAAGGATTTAGAATCGAAAACACCAATTTACGGTTCCCAGAAGACTTACGTAAGCCTTAGTAAGTGTCTTCAATTGATTATGGGACAAGACATTGGTGTTGTACCAATTAATGGCCACTTTTCCGATTGTTGCACCGAGATCCCCAAACAGCAATGCaagataaacacttatacactttaatgaacCTAAACGACAATACTTATACTCGATTCAATCATTTTGTAATTTGAATGTTTATTTGTCATGTACTATCAATATAAGTCTTGAGAAAACTGCCAAATTGTTCAAGGAACGGTCTAAAGTTTGTAAATCATTAATCCGAACCCCTAAACTAtggttcctcggaatttcctgggaattttcccaggaaattctGAGGAACCATAGGATTCCTAGGAATTTTCTGGGAaatttcccaggaaattccgaggaacccataattccgagggaattccgacgGAATTCCTGAATccctcggaattccgtcggaattCTGGTAAACCGGTTCGTAAACCGAAAATTCCGACAGAATTCCGAGGGTTTCATTTTCCGTCGGAATTTTCGGGGTAAAACCAGATCTGCGGatcttcttccccatttctctcttttctctcttttccctTGGCGATTTccggctcctcctcctctcccttGGCGATTTccggctcctcctcctctccctctTGATATTCGGGCTCCCCCTCCACCCCCACTCCCCTAATCTCTCCCTCCTCCATGTAAGTTCTCTTCTCCCCCTCTCTTATTAGTTCTAGGTTAGATTTTAGggaattttgttagattttaggGAATTTGAGTAGATTAGGTTTTAATTAGAATTAGGGTTTGATTAGGTTtgattaggattagggttttgattaggattagggttttgattaggattagggttttgatgtTAAGTTTTgattagattttagggtttgattaggttttgattttagatttgattaattttagggtttcaattttttagtaattattttggctactttataatttataaaaattttataagtcatttaataattattttagttaatttcaaaatttttaaaaatttaaaaagtcattttataattattttagcaaatttcataatttataaataattttaaaagtcatttaaaaattattttagcaaattttataatttataaataattttaaaagtcatttaatatttttttagatattttgaaatttataaataatttataagttatttaataattcttaagacatttttttaatttataaatcattttagctgtttttataatttataaatatatattttaaaaaataaattttattaattttaattcattatttttaaaaaattatagggATTCTAGTGAGAAGATGATGGCGGCCTTCATGAGGCAATTCCCGGACCAGAACTTCGACGTCGACGAGGACGAGTAGTTCTaactttaatttatgttttaaactttatttttattttctgttttgtatgaatattacttttgaactatttatattatgttttttattttaattttcaatttaataattaattttcgaatttaataattaattttccaatttaattaataagaaataaattaatatttatttattaatataaattatattttacgaaaattccgaggaacgaaggccctcggaaatttccgagggaagtgttcctcggaattttccgagggagtCTTccgtcggaaaattccgaggaatattccctcggaaaattccgaggaacaatttcctcggaattttccgagggaatatccctcggaatattccgagggagagttcctcggaattttccgacagTGTTTTCCGAGGGAcattccctcggaaaattccgagggataTTCCGACAATGGGATCACCGTAGGTGTTCctcggaattccctcggaaaaagtctccgtcggaatttcgtcacaaatttccgagggaattccgacgacTTACGTTATTCCGACGATATTATTCCGACGGATCATTTCCTGGGTTTGTCGTCGGAATACGTGAattccgacgacattccgaGGATATCTTCCCTGGGAATCGAGcagttttcttgtagtgacgtA is a genomic window containing:
- the LOC130496391 gene encoding uncharacterized protein LOC130496391, producing the protein MVGLRCTVFYCDWYDNTPDRGVRTDAFGVTSVHSRRKLPYYDPFILASQADQVCYIKYPRVTNRDDPWVTVTALNPRSRVQGSSELEDPLQPNTSGNLSAAGDVAAVDLVIDFTDFGDEAVVHVEDEPEIGEFHQDPDSDSSGGDDGDSGSEDEPEIGE